GGGTGGCTGGATCTGCCGGCCATAAAGTTCGCCGCCTCGCTCAACGGCATAACCCACCTGGCGCTCACCCTGCTCGACGTGCTCTCGGTGGTGGAGACCGTGAAGGTCTGCGTGGGGTACGAGGTGGACGGCAAGTCCTTCTCCGGCTACCCGATGCACCAGACCGATCTGCACCACGCCCGGCCCGTCTACAAGGAGATGCCCGGCTGGGGTGAGGACATCACGGGTTGCCGGATGCGGGGGGATCTTCCCGCCCCGGCGCGGGAGTTCGTCGAGTTCGTCGAGTCCGAGGTCGGGGTCCCGCTGTGCATGATCAGCGTGGGGCCCGAGCGGGAGCAGGCCATCGTGGAGAAGATAGGGGCCTAGCGGCGTGCGGGTGCTGGTCGTCGGCAGCGGGGGCCGCGAGCACGCGCTCGTGGAGGCGATCGCCGCCAGCCACCTGGAGCCCGAGGTCTACGCCGCCCCCGGCAACCCCGGGATAGCCCGGGTCGCCGAGACCGTGGACATCCCGGCCGACGACCTGGTCGCCCTGCGGGACTTCGCCGCCGGGCGGCGGATCGACCTCACCGTCGTGGGGCCCGAGGTGCCGCTCATCGGCGGCATCCGCGAGTGCTTCGAGGAGGCCGGGTTGCGCGTCTTCGGCCCGTCGCGGGCCGCCGCCCGGATAGAGGGCTCCAAGGTCTTCGCCAAGGAGGTCATGCGCCACGCCGGGGTGCCGACCGCACGCTTCGAGGTCTTCGACCGGGAGTATCGGGCGCTGGACTACCTGCGCTCGCGGGAGGCCGAGTTTCCCATCGTCGTCAAGGCCGACGGGGCGGCCGCCGGGAAGGGGGTCACCGTAGCCCGCGACCGCGCCGAGGCCGAGAGCGCGGTGCGGGCCGCCTTCGGGGGGAAGTTCGGCAAGGCCGGGGAGCGGATCGTCATCGAGGAGTACCTGGAGGGCCGGGAGGCCTCGGTCTTCGTGATCACCGACGGGCACGAGATGCTGCCCTTCCTGCCGGCCCAGGACTACAAGCGGATCTACGACGGCGACGAGGGACCCAACACCGGCGGGATGGGCGCCTACTCGCCGCTGATGTGGATGCGCCCCGAGACCTACGGGGCGATCCTGGAGGAGATAGTCCGCCCGACCCTGCACCAGCTGGCCCTGATCGGGACGCCCTACACGGGGTTGCTCTACGCCGGGGTGATCGTGACCTCCAGCGGACCGAAGGCGCTGGAGTTCAACTGCCGCTTCGGGGATCCCGAGACCCAGGTCATCCTCCCCAGGATGCGCTCGGACCTCCTGGAGCTGCTGCTCGCCGCCGAGGAGGGGAACGTCTCGGGGCGGGAGATCTCCTGGTCCTCGGACAAGGCGGTGTGCGTCGTGCTGGCCTCCGAGGGCTACCCGGAGTCCTACTCTACCGGGGATGAGATCTCGGGTCTCTCCGAGCTGCCGAGCGGGGTCTACGTCTACCACGCCGGGACGGAGGAGCGCGACGGCCGCTTCTACACCGCCGGGGGCCGGGTGCTGAACGTCGTGGGCACCGGCTCCACGATCATCGAGGCCCGGGCCCGGGCTTACGCCGGGGTGGAGGCCATACACTTCCGGGGGATGCAGTACCGGACGGACATCGCGCTGGAGGCGATAGAGCTGGAGGACTTCTGAGCGTGGCACCCGGGGGGCGCCCGTGATCGAGCGCTACACTCTCCCGGAGATCGGCGGCCTCTGGACGGAGGAGGCGAAGTACGGCGCCTGGCTGGAGGTGGAGCTCGCCGTGTGCCGGGCGCGGGCGAAGCTCGGCGAGATCCCGCAGGAAGAGGTGCGCGAGCTCTCGGAGCGGGCAGGGTTCTCCGTGGAGCGCATACGCGAGATAGAGGCCGAGACGAACCACGACGTCATCGCCTTCGTCTCCGCCGTGCAGGAGCGGGTTGCGAGCCCGGTCGCCCGCCACCTGCACTTTGGGCTGACGAGCTCGGACGTGCTGGACACCGCAGGCGCCCTGCAGCTGCGGCGGGCGCTCGACCTCATCCTCGGACAGGCGCGCTCTCTCGCCCGCCTGCTGTGCGCGATGGCCCTCGAGCACCGGGGTACGGTGATGGTGGGGAGGACCCACGGGGTGCACGCCGAACCCACCGTCTTCGGGCACAAGCTCGCGGTGTGGGCCTTCGAGATGGAGCGCAACCTGAGGAGGCTGGAGCGGGCGCGCGAGACGGCGGCGGTGGGGAAGATCTCCGGGGCCGTCGGCACCTACGCCAGCGTGGACCCCCGGGTCGAGGCGCTCGTCTGCGAGGAGCTGGGGTTGGGCTGCGAGCCGGCCTCCACCCAGATCGTCCAGCGCGACCGGCACGCCGAGGTGCTCGCCGCGCTCGCCGTGCTCGGCTCCACCCTGGAGAAGATCGCGCTGGAGATAAGGGGCGCCCAGCGCACCGAGGTGCGGGAGCTGGCCGAGCCCTTCGGCCGGGGACAGAAGGGCTCCTCGGCGATGCCCCACAAGCGCAACCCGATCCTCTGCGAGCGGTTGTGCGGGATGGCCCGCCTCCTGCGCGGCTACGCCCAGGTCGGCTTCGAGGACAACGCCCTCTGGCAGGAGCGGGACATCTCCCACTCCTCGGCCGAGAGGGTCGTGCTGCCCGACGCCACCATCCTCGCCTACTACATGCTCCGCACCACCCGGCGGGTGCTGGAGGGGCTGGAGGTGGACGTGAAGCGGATGCGCGGGAACCTGAACCTGGGCGGCGGCATCGTCTTCTCCGGGCGGGTGCTCCTGGCGCTGGTGGAGGCCGGGATGAGCCGGGACGACGCCTACGCCCTCGTCCAGCGGGCCGCGATGCGCGCCTGGGAGGGGGAGGGAGATTTCAGGGCGCTGCTGGAGGAGGAAGAGGAGGTCAGGGAGAGGCTCGGGGAGGAGCTGGAGGGGCTCTTCGACCCCTCGTACCACCTCAGGAACCTGGACGTCGTCTTCGACCGTGTGAGGGAGCTGGAGGCGAGGCTGTAAGAGCGATGGGACGCACGCTTCTCTACGAGGGGAAGGCCAAGCAGATCTTCGAGACCGACGAGGCGGGGGTGCTCCTGCACCGCTACAAGGACGAGGCCACCGCCTTCAACGCCAGGAAGAGAGGTTCCTGGGCGGGCAAGGGGCGGGCCAACGCCGCCATAAGCGCGGCCATCTTCGCCTACCTGGAGCGGCGAGGCATCCCGACCCACTTCATCGAGCAGGTCGACGAGGTGACCCTCAAGACCCGCAGGCTCCAGATGCTCCCCGTTGAGGTCGTAGTGCGCAACGTGGCCGCGGGTTCCCTGTCCAGGCTGCTCGGCTACGAAGAAGGGAGACCGCTCAGGGCGCCGATCGTCGAGCTGTGCTACAAGAACGACGCTCTGGGCGACCCGATGCTCAACTGGTACCACTTCCGGGAGCTCGGGCTCACCGACGAGGAGCTGGGCTTCTGCGAGGGGCTGGGATTGAGGGTCAACGCGGCGTTGAGACCCTTCTTCGGGGAGCGGGGGCTGGAACTGGTGGACTTCAAGATAGAGGTCGGGCGGGACGCCGAGGGGCGCATGATGCTGGCCGATGAGATCTCCCCGGACACCTGCCGCCTCTGGGACAAAAAGACCGGGGAGAGGCTGGACAAGGATCGCTTCCGGCGCGACCTGGGCGGCGTGGAGGAGGCCTACGAGGAGGTGCTGCGGCGAGTGACGGGCGGGGAGGACTCGTGAGGGTCCGGGTGCTGGTGCGCCCCAAGCAGGGAATCCTCGACCCCCAGGGCGAGGCGGTGAGGAGTGCGCTGCCCGCGCTGGGCTTCGAGGGGGTACGATCGGTGCGCGTGGGGCGTCTCATCGAGCTGGAGCTCGAGAGCGACGCCGAGGTCGAGGCCATGTGCCGGCGCCTGCTGGCCAACCCCACCACCGAGGAGTACGAGTGGGAGGTGGTCGGGTGAGGGTGGGTGTCGTGATCTTCCCCGGCTCCAACTGCGACCGCGACGCCATGTGGGCCGTGGAGCGGGCCGGTGCGGAGCCGGTGGAGCTCTGGCACGCCGACGCCGATCTGAAGGGCGCCGACGCCGTGATCCTCCCCGGCGGCTTCTCCTACGGCGACTACCTGCGCCCCGGGGCCATCGCCCGCTTCGCCAGGGTGATGGGTCCTCTCGAGAGATTCGCCCGGGAGGGCGGTCCGGTGCTCGGGATCTGCAACGGTTTTCAGGTGCTCTGCGAGGCGCACCTCCTGCCCGGTGCGTTGCTGCAGAACCGCGGGCTGCGCTTCGTCTGCCGCAGGGTGCGGGTGCGGGTGGAGCGTGCGGACACCCCCTGGACGGCCGCCTGCGAAATGGGTGAGGAGCTCACCCTCCCCGTGGCCCACAACGAGGGCAACTACTTCGCCGACCCCGCCACCCTCGCGCGCCTCGAGGAGGAGGGGCGGGTGGTGCTGCGCTACCTGGAGAACCCCAACGGTTCGGCCAGCGACATCGCCGGCGTCTGCAGCGAGGACCGCAACGTGGTAGGCATGATGCCGCACCCCGAGCGTGCCTCGGACCCGCTGCTCGGATCGGAGGACGGGCTCGGGATTCTGTGCTCGGTGCTCGCGGGGGTGAGGGCTTGAGCGTCCGGGAGACCTACGGCGCTTTGGGGCTCTCGGACCGCGAGTACGAGCGCATCCTGAAGCTCCTGGGACGGGCGCCGAACTTCCTGGAGCTCTCGCTCTTCAGCGTGATGTGGAGCGAGCACTGCGGCTACAAGAACTCCCGCCCTCTCCTCGGGCGCTTCCCGAACGAGGGGCCGAGGGTGCTGCAGGGGCCGGGGGAGAACGCCGGCGTGGTAGAGGCGGGGGACGGTTGGGCGCTCGCGTTCAAGATCGAGAGCCACAACCATCCCTCGGCGGTCGAGCCCTACGAGGGGGCGGCCACGGGCGTCGGCGGGATCATCCGGGACATCCTGGCGATGGGGGCGCGTCCGGTTGCGCTCCTCGATTCGCTGCGCTTCGGGCCGCTCGATGAGGAGCGCAACCGCTACCTCTTCCGGGAGGTCGTGCGCGGGATCGGCGGCTACGGAAACGCCGTCGGGGTCCCGACCGTCGGGGGGGAGGTGGAGTTCGCCCCGGCCTATTCGGGAAACCCGCTGGTGAACGCGATGTGTGTCGGGCTTGTGCGGGTGGAGGATCTGGTCCGCTCGCGCGCGAGCGGGGTCGGGAACCTCGTGATGCTGCTCGGCTCCAGGACGGGGCGCGACGGCATCCACGGGGCCACCTTCGCCTCCGACGAGCTCACGGGAGAGTCCGAGTCCAGGCGCTCAAACGTGCAGGTCGGAGACCCGTTCGCGGAGAAGATGCTCATCGAGTGCTGCCTCGAGCTGCTCGAGGAGGATCTGCTCGTCTCGCTGCAGGATCTGGGTGCGGCGGGGATCACCTCCTCCGCCTCCGAGATGGCGGCCAAGGGCAAGGTGGGGATAGAGATAGAGACCGACCGGGTGCCGCTGCGGGAGGAGGGGATGGAACCCGTCGAGATAATGCTCTCCGAGTCCCAGGAGCGGATGCTTGCGGTGGTGGAGCCGCAGAAGGCGGAGCGGGTGAGGAAGCTGGCGCGCCGCTACGGGGTCGGGGCCGCCGTGATAGGCCGGGTCGCGGACCACGGCGAGCTGCGGGTCGTCCACGGGGGCGAGGTGGTGGGCTCGGTGCCGGCGGAGCACCTGGCCGATGCGCCGCTCTACGAGCGGGAGGTGGTCCGCCCGGCGTATCTGGACGGCGCGCGGCGGCTGGACCTCGCCGCGGTGCCCCCGCCGCGCGACTACGGGACGGCGCTCCTGCGGCTCCTCTCCCACCCCAGCCTCCGCTCCCGCCGCTCCGTCTACGAGCAGTACGACCACGAGGTCGGCACCTGCACCGTGGTCCGCCCGGGCGCCGACGCGGCCGTGATGCGGATAAGGGGCACGAATCGGGGCTACGCGATCACCACCGACGGGCGGGGCCGGCACTGCTATCTCGACCCGCGCGGCGGCGGCGCGGCGACCGTCGCCGAGGCGTACCGCAACCTCTCCTGTGTCGGAGCCGAGCCGGTGGCCCTCACCAACTGCCTGAACTTCGGCAGCCCCGAGAAGCCCGAAGGCTACTACCAGCTCGCCGAGTGCATCGAGGGGATGGCCGGGGCGTGCGAGGCGCTCGGCACGCCGGTCGTGAGCGGCAACGTCAGCCTGTACAACGAGACCGAGAGGGGCGCCGTCTACCCCACGCCGGTGGTGGGGATGGTGGGGCTGCTGGAGGACGTGCGCCGGCACGCCACCCCGGAGATAAAGCGGGAGGGGGACGCGCTGGTGCTGGTGGGGCGCTTCCGGCCCTCCCTCGCGGGCTCGGCCTGCCTGGAGGCGCTGCACGGGCTGGTGCGCGGCGCTCCCCCGACGCCGGACCTTCCCTCCGAGAAGTCCGTAGCGGACGCGGTGCGCGCCGCGATAGCGGCTGGGCTGGTGGACACCGCGCACGACCTCTCCTGCGGGGGGCTCGCGGTCGCGCTCGCGGAGATGGCCGTATCGGGCGGCATCGGGGTGGAGGTAGGGCTCCTTCCCGGCGGGCGGCAGGACGTCGCGCTCTTCGGGGAGTGCGGCGGGTGCATCCTGGTGGCCGTGTCGGAGGAGAGGCTCGGGGAGCTCGAGGAGGCGCTCGCGGGCGTGCCGCACGCCAGGATCGGGCGTACGGGGGGCGATGGTATAAAGGTGGTGGGGCTCGTCGACGTCGGGCTCTCGGAGCTCGTGGAAGTCTACTGCCGGGATCTCTTCGAGGAGGCGGGGGAGAGCTGATGGAGCGCCGCGATAATATGGAGAAGCCGAGGGAGGCCTGCGGGGTCTTCGGGATCTACTCGCGCGCGCTGGCCGGGGAGCTCGCGCGCCGCACGTACTTCGGGCTCTACGCCCTGCAGCACCGGGGGCAGGAGTCGGCGGGGATCGCCATCTCCGACGGTGAGCGCACGACCGCCGTCAGGGACATGGGGCTCGTCTCCCAGGTCTTCGACGAGACGCGGCTCGCGGCGCTGGAGGACGGGCACATCTCCCTCGGGCACGTCCGGTACTCCACCACCGGCTCGGCCTCCTGGGAGAACGCCCAGCCGGAGTTCATCGGGCGGGGAGAGGTCAACGTCGCCGTGGCCCACAACGGCAACCTGGTCAACGCCCGGGCGCTGCGCGACGATCTCGCGGAGGAGGGCTTCACCTTCAACTCCACCTCCGACACCACCTTCATCGCCGCGGCGGTGGTCGCCGAGCTGGAGCGGGGGCTGCCGGTGGGGGAGGCGGTGCGGGCCGCGATGGGGAGGCTGAAGGGGGCCTACTCGGTGGCCATGATCTGCCGGGACCGGCTGGTGGCCTTCCGCGACCCGCACGGCTTCCGGCCGCTGTGTATCGGGAGGGTGGAGGGAGGGTACGCCGTCTCCAGCGAGACCTGCGGCCTGGACATCATCGGGGCGGAGTTCGTGCGGGAGGTCGAGCCCGGGGAGGTCGTGGTCATCGACGACGGGGGGATCTCCAGCCTGCGGGCCGCGCCGGCCAGGACGGCGCTGTGCGTCTTCGAGTACGTGTACTTCGCCCGCCCCGACTCCCGCTTCGACGGGCGGGAGGTAGCCGACGCCCGCAGGAGGATGGGGGAGTTGCTGGCCGAGGAGGCCCCTGCCGAGGCCGACGTGGTCATCCCGGTGCCCGACTCCGGGATCATGGCCGCCGTGGGCTACTCGGCGCGCAGCGGCATCCCCTACGCCGAGGGGCTCATCAAGAACCGCTACGTCGGCAGGACGTTCATCCAGCCCACCGACGGGATGCGCCAGCTCGGCATCCGGCTGAAGCTGAACCCGCTGCCCTCCGTCATAGCCGGGCGCCGGGTGGTGGTTGTGGACGACTCGATCGTGCGGGGCAACACGAGCCGGAAGCTGGTGCGGCTCCTCTTCGAGGCGGGGGCGAAGGAGGTGCACTTCCGGGTCTCCTCGCCCCCGGTGACCGGCCCCTGCTACTACGGGATAGACATGGACACCGCCGAGCAGCTGGTGGGCGCCCGGCACCCGGTGGAGGAGATCCGGCGTCAGATCGGGGCGACCACCCTGGCCTACCTCTCGGTGGAGGCGATGGTGGAGGCGACCGGGAGGCCAAAGGGTCACCTATGCCGGGCCTGCTTCGACGGTGAGTACCCGGTGCGGGGCTCCTCTCAGAAGTTCGCCCTGGAGCGGGCCGGCGCCCGGGAGGGTTGAGGCGTGTCCGGGGGCGGTGCCTACGAGGCTTCCGGGGTCTCCATAGAGCGCGGCGAGCACGCCGCCCGCATGATGCGGACGGCGGTGGAGAGGACCCACGGGCCGCGGGTTCTCGGGGGAACGGGGGGCTTCGCCGGTCTGTACGACCTCTCGGGCTACCGGGAGCCGGTGCTGGCCTCCACGGTGGACGGCGTGGGGACCAAGGTGCTGGTGGCGCGGACGGTGGGCCGCTACCGCTCGCTTGGCGCTGACGTCGTCAACCACTGCGCCAACGACGTGCTGACCGTCGGCGCCCGTCCGCTCCTGTTTCTGGACTACCTGGGCACGGGGAGGCTGGAGCCGGAGGCCGCCGCGGAGGTCGTTGGGGCGATGGCCGAGGCCTGCGCCGCGCTGGGCGTGGCGCTCGTGGGCGGGGAGACGGCCGAGATGCCGGGGCTCTACGCTGCGGGGGATTTCGAGATCGTGGGGATGTGCGTGGGAGCCTGCGAGCGGGGCGAGGTCGTTACGGGCGAGGGGGTGCGCCCGGGGGACGCAGTTATCGGGCTGGCCTCC
The Rubrobacter xylanophilus genome window above contains:
- the purC gene encoding phosphoribosylaminoimidazolesuccinocarboxamide synthase encodes the protein MGRTLLYEGKAKQIFETDEAGVLLHRYKDEATAFNARKRGSWAGKGRANAAISAAIFAYLERRGIPTHFIEQVDEVTLKTRRLQMLPVEVVVRNVAAGSLSRLLGYEEGRPLRAPIVELCYKNDALGDPMLNWYHFRELGLTDEELGFCEGLGLRVNAALRPFFGERGLELVDFKIEVGRDAEGRMMLADEISPDTCRLWDKKTGERLDKDRFRRDLGGVEEAYEEVLRRVTGGEDS
- the purL gene encoding phosphoribosylformylglycinamidine synthase subunit PurL, yielding MSVRETYGALGLSDREYERILKLLGRAPNFLELSLFSVMWSEHCGYKNSRPLLGRFPNEGPRVLQGPGENAGVVEAGDGWALAFKIESHNHPSAVEPYEGAATGVGGIIRDILAMGARPVALLDSLRFGPLDEERNRYLFREVVRGIGGYGNAVGVPTVGGEVEFAPAYSGNPLVNAMCVGLVRVEDLVRSRASGVGNLVMLLGSRTGRDGIHGATFASDELTGESESRRSNVQVGDPFAEKMLIECCLELLEEDLLVSLQDLGAAGITSSASEMAAKGKVGIEIETDRVPLREEGMEPVEIMLSESQERMLAVVEPQKAERVRKLARRYGVGAAVIGRVADHGELRVVHGGEVVGSVPAEHLADAPLYEREVVRPAYLDGARRLDLAAVPPPRDYGTALLRLLSHPSLRSRRSVYEQYDHEVGTCTVVRPGADAAVMRIRGTNRGYAITTDGRGRHCYLDPRGGGAATVAEAYRNLSCVGAEPVALTNCLNFGSPEKPEGYYQLAECIEGMAGACEALGTPVVSGNVSLYNETERGAVYPTPVVGMVGLLEDVRRHATPEIKREGDALVLVGRFRPSLAGSACLEALHGLVRGAPPTPDLPSEKSVADAVRAAIAAGLVDTAHDLSCGGLAVALAEMAVSGGIGVEVGLLPGGRQDVALFGECGGCILVAVSEERLGELEEALAGVPHARIGRTGGDGIKVVGLVDVGLSELVEVYCRDLFEEAGES
- the purB gene encoding adenylosuccinate lyase, coding for MIERYTLPEIGGLWTEEAKYGAWLEVELAVCRARAKLGEIPQEEVRELSERAGFSVERIREIEAETNHDVIAFVSAVQERVASPVARHLHFGLTSSDVLDTAGALQLRRALDLILGQARSLARLLCAMALEHRGTVMVGRTHGVHAEPTVFGHKLAVWAFEMERNLRRLERARETAAVGKISGAVGTYASVDPRVEALVCEELGLGCEPASTQIVQRDRHAEVLAALAVLGSTLEKIALEIRGAQRTEVRELAEPFGRGQKGSSAMPHKRNPILCERLCGMARLLRGYAQVGFEDNALWQERDISHSSAERVVLPDATILAYYMLRTTRRVLEGLEVDVKRMRGNLNLGGGIVFSGRVLLALVEAGMSRDDAYALVQRAAMRAWEGEGDFRALLEEEEEVRERLGEELEGLFDPSYHLRNLDVVFDRVRELEARL
- the purD gene encoding phosphoribosylamine--glycine ligase, giving the protein MRVLVVGSGGREHALVEAIAASHLEPEVYAAPGNPGIARVAETVDIPADDLVALRDFAAGRRIDLTVVGPEVPLIGGIRECFEEAGLRVFGPSRAAARIEGSKVFAKEVMRHAGVPTARFEVFDREYRALDYLRSREAEFPIVVKADGAAAGKGVTVARDRAEAESAVRAAFGGKFGKAGERIVIEEYLEGREASVFVITDGHEMLPFLPAQDYKRIYDGDEGPNTGGMGAYSPLMWMRPETYGAILEEIVRPTLHQLALIGTPYTGLLYAGVIVTSSGPKALEFNCRFGDPETQVILPRMRSDLLELLLAAEEGNVSGREISWSSDKAVCVVLASEGYPESYSTGDEISGLSELPSGVYVYHAGTEERDGRFYTAGGRVLNVVGTGSTIIEARARAYAGVEAIHFRGMQYRTDIALEAIELEDF
- the purM gene encoding phosphoribosylformylglycinamidine cyclo-ligase produces the protein MSGGGAYEASGVSIERGEHAARMMRTAVERTHGPRVLGGTGGFAGLYDLSGYREPVLASTVDGVGTKVLVARTVGRYRSLGADVVNHCANDVLTVGARPLLFLDYLGTGRLEPEAAAEVVGAMAEACAALGVALVGGETAEMPGLYAAGDFEIVGMCVGACERGEVVTGEGVRPGDAVIGLASSGLHTNGYTLARRVVEEAGLSYDDTPEGLDRPLGEVYLEPHRPYLREVEALRSEVEVRGMAHITGGGLPGNLPRALGGFGVELDPSSWEEPPVFGFIRDRGGIPEEEMRRVFNLGVGFCAVVPARQAERAVGVVREAGCAAWHIGTVVGERGVRFVST
- the purF gene encoding amidophosphoribosyltransferase: MEKPREACGVFGIYSRALAGELARRTYFGLYALQHRGQESAGIAISDGERTTAVRDMGLVSQVFDETRLAALEDGHISLGHVRYSTTGSASWENAQPEFIGRGEVNVAVAHNGNLVNARALRDDLAEEGFTFNSTSDTTFIAAAVVAELERGLPVGEAVRAAMGRLKGAYSVAMICRDRLVAFRDPHGFRPLCIGRVEGGYAVSSETCGLDIIGAEFVREVEPGEVVVIDDGGISSLRAAPARTALCVFEYVYFARPDSRFDGREVADARRRMGELLAEEAPAEADVVIPVPDSGIMAAVGYSARSGIPYAEGLIKNRYVGRTFIQPTDGMRQLGIRLKLNPLPSVIAGRRVVVVDDSIVRGNTSRKLVRLLFEAGAKEVHFRVSSPPVTGPCYYGIDMDTAEQLVGARHPVEEIRRQIGATTLAYLSVEAMVEATGRPKGHLCRACFDGEYPVRGSSQKFALERAGAREG
- the purQ gene encoding phosphoribosylformylglycinamidine synthase subunit PurQ; translated protein: MRVGVVIFPGSNCDRDAMWAVERAGAEPVELWHADADLKGADAVILPGGFSYGDYLRPGAIARFARVMGPLERFAREGGPVLGICNGFQVLCEAHLLPGALLQNRGLRFVCRRVRVRVERADTPWTAACEMGEELTLPVAHNEGNYFADPATLARLEEEGRVVLRYLENPNGSASDIAGVCSEDRNVVGMMPHPERASDPLLGSEDGLGILCSVLAGVRA
- the purS gene encoding phosphoribosylformylglycinamidine synthase subunit PurS, translating into MRVRVLVRPKQGILDPQGEAVRSALPALGFEGVRSVRVGRLIELELESDAEVEAMCRRLLANPTTEEYEWEVVG